AGGTCATGTAAGACTACCTATTTTCCTTCCCAGAACTTCCTTTTCAAATCAAATAAGGAGGACTCACCGCTAAAGGCAACAGATTTTGGTTTGTCAGACTTCATAAAACCAGGTACCACTTGGGGTCCTTCGCATCTATCTGGGATGTGATACGATAGATCtgcagtctaactgattagttcGTTATTTAAAATGCATGGTTGTAGGGAGGAAGTTCCACGATATTGTTGGCAGTGCCTATTATGTTGCACCGGAAGTATTAAAACGACGATCTGGTCTTGAATCTGATGTTTGGAGCATAGGAGTTATAACCTACATTTTGCTCTGTGGGAGGCGACCATTTTGGGATAAGACGGAAGATGGTATATTCAAGGAGGTAAGTTGACAACTTTTGCATGCCATGTGCTTCCATGTAAAATATGCTTGGTGGGAGTGCCATACCAGGCATTTTCAGTGCGCTGACAATGTTTTCTGCAATTTGTTTTGACATCATATGGCATTGTACCCTGTTAACTATTTGTCAGTGTCAGCAATATAATTATTCAGTCTTTTAACACGCAAGGCAATTATCCTATTTAGTGAGGTTGTCCTTCAGTGATTTTTGTACTAGCTGCCAGAATATGACTGTAACAAAGTAAGAATACCCACCATCTTTCACATGTGTAATGTGCTGTGATGCACAGATTTCATTACGATGCACCTAAGATGAGTAAGTAGCTAACTTGCCTTTCAGTCATCGACTTGTAGTTAACTTGAAGTCTGGAGACAACCTGTGGCCTCAGGCAACAAATGCATGGCCATTGGTATAGCTACTTCAAAATTCAAACCTATGAATTAACTTCACATGTGGCAAGTTGTATATTAGCTTCAGACATATGAGTTGCTTGTATAGGATACTAGGAACCTTTTGAGATCATTGTCTCAGCTAAAATATGTTACATCGCCTTTCGTATTCTGTCTTAACTTTCTAATACGCAATCTGTAAAGGCTGTTAAGCAATATGGTTGCCTTTTCTGTTCTGCCATCAGCCATCAGCTTTCTTACAAtttaaatatttcatgcatCACTTTTATGCATTTTAAATCCATATATGTGATCTTCTACATTCTTTTCACTTCTTATAATTAGGTTCTAAGGAACAAGCCTGATTTCCGCAAGAGGCCTTGGTCAAGCATCAGTCCAGGTGCTAAAGATTTTGTTAAAAGGTTACTAGTCAAGAACCCTAGGGCAAGACTAACAGCTGCTCAAGCTCTCTGTAAGTTTCAATAATCTACTAGCCTAGGCATGAAGCTCAGAGTTGCATTATTTTCTATGTCCGAAATGAGAACACAGATACAGCTTGTGACCAAAACTGATTACACATATATTTTGCCTTCAATTAACTATATAATGTGAATATGAATGTGAAAAATGTGACTTATATCTTGCATagcaatttattcatgtatCTAAAAATATCAATGGCAATTATAATCTTTTAGACAAGATGTTGTAATCTAAATTCAGAAGTTCAATAAAATAAACGTACGCTTATGAGGTTTTTAGTTCACTCTGGTCTTTCAAATGAGCTAGTAAGGCATTGGTGATTTGCTGCTGTGCCTTTTTTCCTGTTTTCATAGATAATTATAGGATAGTACAGCACCATTTTTCTAATAAATGAAATCTTGGCATTTCAGTATCCTCATGTCTTTATATGTTGATGAACTGTCATCTTTACTGATTCTGATTATTCTTGATATGTTAAGCGCATCCGTGGGttagggaaggaggagaagcaTCTGAGATCCCTGTCGACATATCTGTCTTATCCAACATGCGCCAGTTTGTCAAGTACAGCCGCTTTAAGCAGTTTGCACTTAGGGTAATAATATTtatcacaaaattaattttatcatTTTCTCATTTTCCCCCCTTACAGTATTGCTTTGTGGCATGTTCAGGCTTTAGCAAGTACGCTCAATGAGGAAGAGCTTGCTGATCTGAAGGATCAGTTTGATGCAATTGATATTGATAAAAATGGATCCATTAGTATTGAGGAAATGCGAAATGTAAGTTTTATTAGGATTTGTTGATAAACATGTTCCTGAGTTCCTCTGAGGTGCTGATGGTCTGTGCACGTTTCAATAGGCCCTTGCAAAGGATCTTCCTTGGAGATTGAAGGGTCCCCGTGTGCTTGAGATTATTCAAGCAGTAAGTTTTAACCTTTTTGGTCCATTTTCTGTGGTTTCCCCTTTGTTTCCATGCAAATAGCCCAACCTTGATTCCAGGACAGAACTAAAACTGTTGATCCGATTCTGTGGTAGATCGACAGCAACACAGATGGTCTTGTGGACTTCAAAGAGTTCGTTGCAGCAACTCTCCATATACATCAGATGGCCGAGCTGGACTCTGAAAGGTGGGGCATTCGGTGCCAAGCTGCTTTCAGCAAATTTGATCTGGATGGTGATGGATACATCACGCCAGAGGAGCTTAGAATGGTAATTTTCTATTCCTATTTTGTTTTTCATGTTACTTCCAATCTGTGCGTAGTTCATCATTGATTATGCGCTTGCTAGTTTTCCGTATTGAATGAATGGAACAAATTGGCTATTGAAGTATCATAATATCATTGAGAAAAATGTCCATATCATCACTTGGTTTAGTCTTCTTCATATCAATCTATCTGCATGTACTAGGGATTGACACCATCGTCCCCAGCATTTAGATTGATAATTGGCACGGTAGAAACCAAATCTGACAGTATTCTCATTGAGTTTTTATTTCAAGATGCAGCACACTGGCTTAAAGGGATCTATTGagccgctgctggaggaggccgACATCAACAAAGATGGGAGAATAAGCCTGTCTGAATTCCGCAAGCTCCTGCGAACTGCGAGCATGAGCAATGTTCCCAGCCCAAGGGGGCCTCCACCAAATCCTCAAGCTCTGTGAACTGCGGTGAGGCCATTAGAGGAGCAAATTTAGGAAGATACCGTACAGTAGTCAATGTGTTTTTTGTAGCGTGCCATGTGATGTTTCTGATTTTAGCATCCAGGTTATGTGTGCAGCAGTGAGATAAGTTTCAAAGTAAATATTTAGCTTTTTTTTTCACGGAGAAGTATGAGAGGTCGAGATTGAAATGATAAATGAGACTCAGCAGTCCTCTTTCTGTACAGTACTAAATATGTATGATTTGATTATACTACTGGTCTCAATAAATTGTCCGAAGGTGTGAGGATATGCCGGTCCTTTGGCGTAATCTCAAATGGTTTGGTTCCAAACTGTTGAATGGAATTGAATTTACGGTAACTGTTGGTTTAGATGCATGCTGTCTGCATTGCAACTGAAACAAACAGACAATGACTCATTTGCAATTTGGAAGCTTTTCAAGATTCGTACCGGAACTAAACTTTTTGCTATGAAAATAATGAACTCAAAATCCGTGCGCTCCAAATTGTGGCTTAAATTCATCTTTTTTACTG
This window of the Panicum virgatum strain AP13 chromosome 1K, P.virgatum_v5, whole genome shotgun sequence genome carries:
- the LOC120708518 gene encoding calcium-dependent protein kinase 4-like isoform X1 yields the protein MGACFSSASAAPAGAAERRPSKEDKKGRRGGASPEGAAKAAAAAPVRVEFGYERDFEARFEVGRLLGHGQFGYTFAATDRQSGDRVAVKRIDKAKMTRPVAVEDVKREVKILKALKGHENIVHFYNAFEDDSYVYIVMELCEGGELLDRILAKKNSRYSEKDAAVVVRQMLKVTAECHLRGLVHRDMKPENFLFKSNKEDSPLKATDFGLSDFIKPGRKFHDIVGSAYYVAPEVLKRRSGLESDVWSIGVITYILLCGRRPFWDKTEDGIFKEVLRNKPDFRKRPWSSISPGAKDFVKRLLVKNPRARLTAAQALSHPWVREGGEASEIPVDISVLSNMRQFVKYSRFKQFALRALASTLNEEELADLKDQFDAIDIDKNGSISIEEMRNALAKDLPWRLKGPRVLEIIQAIDSNTDGLVDFKEFVAATLHIHQMAELDSERWGIRCQAAFSKFDLDGDGYITPEELRMMQHTGLKGSIEPLLEEADINKDGRISLSEFRKLLRTASMSNVPSPRGPPPNPQAL
- the LOC120708518 gene encoding calcium-dependent protein kinase 4-like isoform X2; this encodes MGACFSSASAAPAGAAERRPSKEDKKGRRGGASPEGAAKAAAAAPVRVEFGYERDFEARFEVGRLLGHGQFGYTFAATDRQSGDRVAVKRIDKAKMTRPVAVEDVKREVKILKALKGHENIVHFYNAFEDDSYVYIVMELCEGGELLDRILAKKNSRYSEKDAAVVVRQMLKVTAECHLRGLVHRDMKPENFLFKSNKEDSPLKATDFGLSDFIKPGRKFHDIVGSAYYVAPEVLKRRSGLESDVWSIGVITYILLCGRRPFWDKTEDGIFKEVLRNKPDFRKRPWSSISPGAKDFVKRLLVKNPRARLTAAQALSHPWVREGGEASEIPVDISVLSNMRQFVKYSRFKQFALRALASTLNEEELADLKDQFDAIDIDKNGSISIEEMRNALAKDLPWRLKGPRVLEIIQAIDSNTDGLVDFKEFVAATLHIHQMAELDSERWGIRCQAAFSKFDLDGDGYITPEELRMHTGLKGSIEPLLEEADINKDGRISLSEFRKLLRTASMSNVPSPRGPPPNPQAL